Proteins co-encoded in one Nicotiana sylvestris chromosome 7, ASM39365v2, whole genome shotgun sequence genomic window:
- the LOC104233760 gene encoding PRA1 family protein F3, with protein sequence MGMMRSSGGLLLGTRRPWKEMLSFSLPESSGDALLRIKTNSSYFHMNYLIIILFVIFLSLLWHPVSLVVFLITLAAWLFLYFLRDNPLVVFGYIVDERVVLAVLSIFTMVLLISISTMNVVSGIAVGVAIVVAHGALRRTDDLIIFIDEEEQGGVRGQWPTNVHLRETASSSFSS encoded by the coding sequence ATGGGGATGATGAGATCATCAGGCGGTCTCCTGCTAGGCACGCGCCGCCCCTGGAAGGAAATGCTCTCTTTCTCTCTCCCTGAAAGCTCCGGCGATGCCCTTTTACGTATCAAAACCAATTCATCCTACTTCCACATGAACTACTTGATCATCATCCTTTTCGTTATATTCTTAAGCCTCTTGTGGCACCCAGTTTCTCTCGTCGTATTCCTCATCACGTTGGCTGCATGGCTCTTTCTTTATTTCCTCCGCGATAACCCTTTGGTAGTATTCGGGTACATTGTGGATGAACGTGTGGTTTTGGCCGTCTTGTCTATATTTACAATGGTCTTGTTGATTTCAATATCAACTATGAACGTGGTATCAGGGATAGCTGTTGGGGTGGCGATAGTGGTGGCTCATGGAGCTCTTAGGAGGACCGATGATTTGATAATATTTATAGATGAGGAGGAACAAGGTGGTGTCCGTGGTCAATGGCCTACCAACGTGCATTTGAGAGAAActgcttcttcttcattttcttcataa